From one Bacteroides intestinalis DSM 17393 genomic stretch:
- a CDS encoding glycoside hydrolase family protein has protein sequence MKFKTGLVSLLVVCGACSQATKEADVVKDSFDFAGQQLKYAFTQIDSAKASMPEEQLKRKPVSPRTIEDNGTLRLVASRDWTSGFFPGELWYMYEYTQDDFWKKQAQAFTANIEDQKTNGGTHDMGFKMYCSFGNGYRLTNDANYKNILLESAATLITRYKPTIGCIRSWDHSRDKWQCPVIIDNMMNLELLYWAFKETGDSVYYNIANTHARTTIKNHFRDNYSSYHVIDYDTITGDVLHKHTHQGYNHESAWSRGQAWGLYGYTMCYRETKLPEFLSQAEHIANYIFTNPTMPEDMVTYWDFDAPGIPNEPKDASAAAVMACAMYELSMYNPEKAALYKKWADTIVESLSKNYRAQLDGDRGFLLLHSTGAHNFERDVPLVYADYYFLEALLKKAKLEKEGTAIL, from the coding sequence ATGAAATTTAAAACAGGATTAGTATCATTATTGGTCGTATGTGGAGCATGCAGCCAAGCGACAAAAGAAGCGGATGTCGTAAAAGACAGTTTTGATTTTGCCGGACAGCAGTTGAAGTATGCATTTACACAAATAGACTCTGCAAAAGCAAGTATGCCGGAGGAACAGCTGAAAAGGAAGCCGGTTTCTCCCCGCACGATAGAAGATAACGGTACCTTACGTTTGGTAGCATCAAGAGACTGGACCAGTGGTTTCTTTCCCGGTGAATTGTGGTATATGTATGAGTATACACAAGATGATTTTTGGAAGAAGCAGGCACAGGCATTTACCGCTAACATAGAAGACCAGAAAACGAATGGCGGAACGCATGACATGGGATTCAAAATGTACTGTAGCTTTGGTAACGGTTATCGCCTGACCAATGATGCAAACTACAAAAATATCCTGTTGGAATCTGCTGCTACATTGATTACCCGCTATAAGCCAACAATTGGTTGTATCCGTTCCTGGGATCACAGCCGTGACAAGTGGCAATGTCCGGTTATTATCGATAATATGATGAACCTTGAATTGCTGTACTGGGCATTTAAGGAAACCGGTGACTCTGTGTATTATAACATTGCAAATACACATGCACGTACTACAATAAAAAATCATTTCCGCGATAATTATAGCTCTTATCATGTAATCGATTATGATACAATCACCGGAGACGTGCTTCATAAGCATACGCACCAGGGATACAATCACGAATCTGCTTGGTCAAGAGGCCAGGCATGGGGCTTGTATGGCTATACCATGTGTTATCGCGAAACGAAACTTCCGGAATTCTTGTCGCAAGCTGAGCACATAGCCAATTACATCTTTACCAATCCTACCATGCCGGAAGATATGGTTACATATTGGGACTTTGATGCTCCGGGTATTCCGAACGAACCGAAAGATGCTTCTGCTGCCGCAGTGATGGCTTGTGCCATGTACGAATTGTCCATGTATAATCCGGAGAAAGCAGCATTATACAAGAAATGGGCGGATACGATTGTTGAGAGCTTAAGCAAGAACTATCGTGCGCAATTAGATGGTGACCGTGGATTCTTACTGCTGCACAGCACAGGTGCGCACAACTTTGAGAGAGATGTGCCTTTGGTTTATGCAGACTATTACTTCCTGGAAGCTTTGCTTAAGAAAGCTAAATTAGAGAAAGAAGGTACGGCTATTCTGTAA
- a CDS encoding glycoside hydrolase family 2 protein, whose product MRRIIALLVMSCFVAGTFAKVPVMGNKIRLTDNWEFLRQDVGNIWELVRPIKKGQPEEQPIWTKVTLPHCFNAEDAVDPDLNYYQGPGWYKTRLKLDNPYPDGRVVLEFEGAGQKTDVYVYMTKVGSHVGGYDSWNVDITDAVRAFLASKEAERFGGEIPLSIRCDNTRDAEMIPSDLSDFNLYGGIYRYLNLVYLPEVSVASLRIEPALDAKLKKGMLKVSGTFYNPADVREALVEVTVKNAKGEVVSARTLDKITPLGDLDMLDIQIDKPQLWDVDHPVLYTCEVTVTANGQKITTSERFGFRSFEFIDKGPFMLNGKRLLLRGTHRHEDHAGVAAAMTEEQMIQEMKMMKEMGVNFIRLGHYQQSEIILNLCDELGILVWEEIPWCRGGVGNETYRGQAKRMLTNMITQHYNHPSVIIWGLGNENDWPNDFPEFEQREIRSLMSELNTLAHHLDAERKTAIRRCAFCSDIVDVYSPSIWAGWYRGVYTDYQQMSKEEMEKIKHFLHVEWGGDSHAGRHAEATAPIRKEGESDGDAALNGSALVLKKGDWSESYIVKLIDWHLKEQENMPWLTGAAYWPFKDFSTPVRPDNPVPYMNQKGVVERDFTKKESYYVFQSYWTEKPMVHIYGHGWPVRWGDADEEKEVLVYSNCPSVELFVNGQSQGIRKRNSQDFPAAGLRWNVKLAKGQNTLRAVAAGKETLADELSFEYQTEKWGKEHAFRVTSTSNEDGIVEVEAQLVDSNGIRCLDSRVFVSFDIAGDGELIQNQGTATGSRKVQARNGRAQIQVRTQGGTSCVAVKADKVQTSFITVQ is encoded by the coding sequence ATGAGACGTATAATTGCATTGTTAGTGATGAGTTGCTTTGTTGCAGGTACCTTTGCGAAGGTACCTGTGATGGGCAATAAGATCCGGTTAACGGATAACTGGGAGTTTCTCCGTCAGGATGTGGGCAATATCTGGGAACTGGTACGCCCTATAAAGAAAGGTCAGCCGGAAGAGCAACCTATATGGACAAAAGTGACGTTGCCCCACTGCTTTAATGCGGAGGATGCTGTTGATCCGGATTTGAATTACTATCAGGGACCGGGATGGTATAAAACACGTCTGAAGCTGGATAATCCATATCCTGACGGACGGGTGGTATTGGAATTCGAAGGAGCGGGACAGAAGACGGATGTATATGTTTATATGACCAAAGTGGGTAGTCATGTTGGTGGATATGATAGTTGGAATGTAGATATAACAGATGCCGTGCGAGCTTTTCTGGCAAGCAAAGAGGCTGAACGTTTTGGAGGCGAAATTCCATTAAGTATTCGTTGTGATAATACCCGGGATGCTGAAATGATACCTTCGGATTTATCGGACTTCAATTTGTATGGCGGCATTTACCGTTATCTGAATCTGGTGTATCTTCCGGAAGTCTCCGTGGCTTCTCTCCGGATAGAACCGGCATTGGACGCTAAATTGAAAAAGGGAATGTTAAAGGTATCCGGTACATTCTATAATCCTGCGGATGTGCGTGAAGCACTGGTGGAAGTTACTGTGAAGAATGCTAAAGGTGAAGTGGTATCTGCCCGTACGTTGGATAAAATAACTCCGTTGGGGGATTTGGATATGCTGGATATTCAGATTGATAAACCACAACTTTGGGATGTAGATCATCCGGTATTATATACTTGCGAGGTTACTGTAACAGCCAATGGACAGAAAATAACAACGAGTGAACGTTTCGGTTTCCGTTCTTTTGAGTTTATAGATAAGGGCCCTTTCATGCTGAATGGAAAGCGTCTCTTGTTGAGGGGAACACACCGGCACGAGGATCATGCAGGAGTAGCTGCTGCCATGACTGAGGAACAGATGATACAGGAAATGAAAATGATGAAAGAGATGGGTGTGAATTTCATCCGTCTGGGGCATTATCAGCAATCTGAAATCATTTTGAATCTTTGTGATGAACTGGGCATTCTGGTTTGGGAAGAAATTCCCTGGTGCCGTGGTGGTGTGGGGAATGAAACTTATCGCGGACAAGCGAAACGTATGTTGACGAATATGATAACCCAGCATTATAATCACCCTTCAGTGATAATCTGGGGATTGGGTAATGAGAATGACTGGCCGAATGACTTTCCTGAATTTGAACAACGTGAGATACGGAGCCTGATGAGTGAGTTGAATACACTGGCACATCATCTTGATGCCGAACGTAAGACAGCAATTCGCCGTTGTGCATTCTGTAGCGATATTGTAGATGTATATTCTCCTTCTATCTGGGCTGGTTGGTATCGTGGGGTTTATACAGATTATCAGCAGATGTCCAAAGAAGAAATGGAGAAGATAAAACATTTTCTGCATGTAGAGTGGGGGGGGGATAGCCATGCCGGACGTCATGCGGAGGCTACTGCTCCTATACGAAAAGAAGGTGAAAGTGATGGCGATGCGGCTCTGAACGGTTCGGCTCTGGTGTTGAAGAAAGGAGACTGGTCGGAAAGTTATATCGTTAAGCTGATAGATTGGCATTTGAAGGAACAGGAGAATATGCCTTGGCTGACCGGTGCTGCTTATTGGCCGTTTAAGGACTTTTCCACACCGGTGCGTCCGGATAATCCGGTACCCTATATGAATCAGAAAGGAGTGGTGGAACGTGACTTTACGAAAAAGGAAAGCTATTACGTATTCCAATCCTATTGGACAGAAAAGCCTATGGTGCATATCTATGGGCATGGTTGGCCTGTGAGATGGGGAGATGCCGATGAAGAAAAAGAGGTTTTGGTTTACTCTAACTGTCCATCGGTGGAACTGTTTGTGAACGGACAAAGCCAGGGGATACGCAAGCGTAATAGTCAGGATTTTCCCGCAGCGGGTTTGCGCTGGAATGTGAAGCTTGCTAAGGGGCAGAATACATTGCGTGCAGTGGCTGCTGGAAAAGAAACTCTTGCTGATGAATTGAGCTTTGAATATCAGACCGAGAAGTGGGGGAAAGAACATGCATTCCGGGTAACTTCTACTTCTAATGAAGACGGAATTGTTGAAGTTGAAGCCCAGTTGGTAGATAGTAATGGTATCAGGTGTCTTGATTCCAGAGTTTTTGTTTCTTTCGATATTGCCGGTGACGGAGAACTGATACAGAATCAGGGCACAGCAACCGGTTCCCGCAAAGTACAGGCACGTAACGGGCGGGCACAAATACAGGTTCGTACGCAAGGCGGTACTTCCTGTGTAGCTGTAAAAGCTGATAAAGTCCAAACATCATTTATAACGGTGCAGTAA
- a CDS encoding glycoside hydrolase family 88/105 protein gives MKTHKILLILFAAFTGWCGTMNAQDADLKKRMKDADPKVIGTRIVNKFLITPHTRFGNPRAEKAPNYVTYPDACTWLGALWFSKAVKNKDMQQRLKERFEPLFTTEKNMLPRMVHVDYNVVGAVPLEIYMQKLGDRKYFDLGMKYADTQWEVPVDAKPEEKAYAGQGYSWQTRVWIDDMFMITTIQSQAYLATGDRKYIDRAAAEMAMYLEKIQRPNGLFYHAPTAPFFWARGNGWMAAGMSRLLSVLPKDNPNRPVIMEAYKKMMATLLENQDPDGMWHQLIDEPASYKETSGTAMFTYAMLVGVKHGWLDKKTYAPVATKGWLALVSYINDEDEVTNVCEGTNIKNDKNHYMNRKQITGDLHAHAPLLWCATELLTK, from the coding sequence ATGAAGACGCACAAGATTTTACTTATCCTATTTGCCGCCTTTACAGGCTGGTGTGGAACAATGAATGCTCAAGATGCTGATTTGAAGAAACGCATGAAAGATGCCGATCCGAAAGTGATAGGTACGCGCATTGTCAACAAGTTCCTGATCACCCCTCATACCCGCTTTGGAAATCCGCGGGCGGAAAAGGCTCCCAATTATGTGACTTATCCTGATGCCTGCACTTGGTTGGGTGCTTTATGGTTCAGCAAAGCCGTGAAGAATAAAGATATGCAGCAACGGCTGAAGGAACGCTTCGAACCCTTGTTTACTACAGAAAAGAATATGCTTCCCCGCATGGTGCACGTAGACTATAACGTGGTGGGTGCTGTCCCCCTTGAAATCTATATGCAGAAGTTGGGCGACCGGAAGTACTTCGACCTTGGAATGAAGTATGCTGATACCCAATGGGAAGTTCCTGTCGATGCCAAGCCGGAGGAGAAAGCGTATGCCGGGCAGGGCTATTCCTGGCAAACCCGCGTATGGATTGACGACATGTTTATGATAACCACCATACAGTCGCAAGCTTATCTGGCTACGGGTGACCGGAAGTATATAGACCGCGCCGCTGCTGAAATGGCGATGTACCTGGAGAAGATACAACGACCGAACGGCCTTTTCTATCACGCTCCCACAGCCCCTTTCTTCTGGGCACGTGGCAATGGTTGGATGGCTGCCGGAATGTCCCGTTTGCTTTCCGTACTTCCGAAGGATAATCCGAACCGCCCGGTTATTATGGAAGCCTATAAAAAGATGATGGCTACCTTACTCGAAAATCAGGACCCCGATGGAATGTGGCACCAGTTGATCGATGAACCCGCTTCGTATAAAGAGACTTCCGGCACGGCAATGTTCACCTATGCCATGCTGGTGGGTGTGAAACACGGTTGGCTCGATAAGAAAACCTATGCTCCTGTCGCAACAAAAGGATGGTTGGCATTGGTTTCATATATCAATGATGAAGACGAGGTAACAAACGTATGCGAGGGAACCAATATCAAGAATGACAAGAACCATTACATGAACCGCAAACAAATCACCGGTGACCTGCACGCTCATGCTCCATTGTTATGGTGCGCTACGGAGTTGTTGACGAAATAA
- a CDS encoding two-component regulator propeller domain-containing protein — MRKHILLLITLLVTLEVTAQNNENFYFSNLNLKDGLSQISVLKIFQDTKGFIWFGTRNGLNRYDGSEFVIYKHDPKDSLTLSDNHIWSLAEDNDRNLWIGTARGLNKLDLKTNRIKPFVDERYGAFAKSEVRCLTVDSRNRLWIGTTKGLYLYVPAMDVFQRIDLNGKIKDEFISVVYETKQHQILIGTSTKGLFVCDMNMKVQRQLTTRTPGLHLLGNSISTIYEDSNGTLWVGSGLSGLYRINFEKEEMVTYHKGNSILTSNSVRAISELRGMLLIGTFDGLYTIDLSTNSFWKHTDASLEKGNLSHFSIYSLFVDRSQTVWVGTYAGGVSFSSRFNNRFDFHDPATVFDALFGIYGCMVSTPGGSLYMATEGRGLLDYNLENRQYAYYPIDKASKLQYSQNIIKGLLLEDDILWCGTNKGSIYQFNTRTKKYTFYYQLPGEMSIYSMLRDKDNSLWIITSDSRMGVMRLSDKKELQKHFPINGGKDSCLFASSRCILKLRDGVMLIGSRNDGLIKYDVNREEVVYYDTDEKEPHRLLSNYVTGIVRDSSGRIWIGTFGGGIALYDEEKGIVKTVTKEQGLIENDICSIVEDNDNNLWISANNGISKYNLKTEEFTNYNSLNGIGVYEFTPHSGLLLPNGEICFSGNNGFVTFSPQELQLNSFVPPLVFTKLVVNNQVIEPEDETRILDTVLDGMEEIELSYNQNNISIGYCALNFVFARQNQYATFLKGYDKDWNYIDNRREAYYTNLSPGTYVFEVKASNNDGVWSQQTRKIRIIVHPPLWKTWYAYLFYAIAFVFIMTLIMYYISKKQKLERELQFKQKEKLQLEEFHQAKIRMFTNFSHELRTPLTLIIAPLQDLVSMPEFSSSVKNKLSLIFSNAQRLLLLVNQLMDLRKNQEGKLKLHIAKTDMNLFLQEIYYAFNHLAAKKSIEFTFEKSEERMSAWFDKSIVEKVVFNLLSNAMKFTPNNGKVVFSLSRCTFAELPSEQQAELNKMPADTRFACLSVTDSGKGITEEDMKNIFAPFYQGEDDNKENVGTGIGLSLTRSIVLLHKGTISVSHNQPTGTIFKVYIPISNSVYGKEQLVEDDEEQVVEDVIPSAKEMHFEIEKKWTVLLAEDNDEVRAYVKECLDPYFYVLDVNNGKDALELSLEKYPDLILSDIMMPQMDGLELCSRVKQDLQLGHIPVVLMTAKSMVVHIKEGFSVGADDYIVKPFSMDVLICRINSLLESREKLKKLYGKKFSPEAMGIEIVSGDDRFTQSFFEIIEKNISNPELGVDLLSQELGLSRANLYRKLKAVTELSPTELIRNKRLEIAAKLLLESSYTVSEISVYTGFNSHAYFTNCFKSFYGYSPSEWVQRHNDKGETPK, encoded by the coding sequence ATGAGAAAACATATTCTTTTGCTGATAACCTTGTTAGTAACCCTGGAAGTAACTGCGCAGAATAATGAGAACTTCTATTTCTCAAACCTGAATTTGAAAGATGGTTTGTCTCAGATATCTGTGCTCAAAATATTCCAGGATACCAAAGGTTTCATCTGGTTTGGTACGCGCAATGGATTGAATCGTTATGATGGCAGTGAGTTCGTGATCTATAAACATGATCCGAAAGACTCTCTGACCTTGAGTGATAATCATATCTGGAGTTTAGCCGAAGATAACGACCGCAATTTGTGGATTGGTACGGCACGCGGATTGAATAAACTCGACCTGAAAACCAACCGTATCAAACCGTTTGTTGACGAACGATACGGTGCTTTTGCCAAAAGTGAAGTACGTTGCCTGACGGTAGACTCCCGTAATCGCCTTTGGATAGGAACTACTAAGGGGCTGTACCTGTATGTGCCTGCAATGGATGTATTTCAGCGTATAGACCTGAACGGGAAGATCAAAGATGAATTCATCTCTGTAGTCTACGAAACGAAGCAGCATCAGATTCTGATAGGTACTTCTACGAAAGGCCTGTTTGTCTGCGATATGAACATGAAAGTGCAACGGCAGCTGACTACCCGGACGCCGGGACTTCATCTGCTTGGCAATAGTATCTCTACTATCTATGAAGATTCAAACGGAACGTTATGGGTAGGAAGCGGACTGAGCGGATTGTATCGCATAAACTTTGAGAAAGAGGAAATGGTGACCTATCATAAGGGTAACAGTATTCTAACGAGCAATAGCGTCAGAGCCATATCAGAGTTGCGCGGAATGTTGCTTATCGGTACATTCGACGGGCTATATACCATCGATCTTTCTACTAATTCTTTCTGGAAACATACGGATGCTTCCCTTGAAAAGGGGAATCTGAGTCACTTTTCCATTTATTCGTTGTTTGTAGACAGGAGCCAGACGGTATGGGTGGGGACGTATGCTGGCGGAGTGAGCTTCTCCAGCCGCTTTAACAACCGCTTTGATTTCCATGATCCTGCTACGGTGTTTGATGCATTGTTTGGGATATACGGTTGTATGGTTTCTACTCCCGGAGGTTCTTTGTATATGGCAACGGAGGGCAGAGGGCTGCTCGATTATAATCTGGAAAACAGGCAGTATGCGTATTATCCGATAGATAAGGCTTCAAAGTTGCAGTACAGTCAGAATATTATAAAAGGGCTTCTGTTGGAAGATGATATACTTTGGTGCGGAACGAATAAGGGATCTATCTATCAATTCAATACCCGTACTAAGAAATATACGTTCTATTATCAGTTACCGGGGGAAATGTCCATTTACTCCATGCTTCGTGATAAGGATAACAGTCTGTGGATTATAACTTCCGATTCGCGTATGGGAGTGATGCGCTTGTCGGATAAAAAGGAACTTCAGAAACACTTTCCTATTAATGGCGGAAAGGATAGTTGCCTGTTTGCCAGTTCGCGCTGCATACTGAAGTTGCGTGATGGGGTAATGCTGATTGGCAGCCGTAATGACGGCCTGATAAAGTACGATGTAAATAGGGAAGAGGTGGTTTACTATGATACGGATGAGAAAGAGCCTCATCGGTTGCTTAGTAATTACGTGACGGGTATTGTGCGTGATAGTTCCGGCCGTATCTGGATTGGTACGTTCGGCGGCGGTATCGCTTTGTACGATGAAGAGAAAGGAATTGTAAAGACCGTAACAAAGGAACAGGGATTGATAGAGAATGATATCTGCTCCATTGTGGAGGATAACGACAATAACCTATGGATCAGCGCGAACAATGGCATTTCGAAATACAATCTGAAGACAGAGGAGTTTACCAATTACAATTCTTTGAATGGAATCGGAGTCTATGAGTTTACTCCCCATAGTGGTTTGTTACTGCCCAATGGAGAAATTTGTTTTAGCGGTAACAATGGCTTTGTGACCTTTAGTCCGCAGGAGTTGCAATTAAATTCTTTTGTACCGCCATTGGTATTCACGAAATTGGTAGTGAATAACCAAGTGATTGAACCGGAAGACGAAACGAGAATATTGGACACCGTGCTGGACGGTATGGAAGAAATAGAGCTGAGTTATAATCAGAATAATATCTCTATCGGTTACTGCGCACTGAACTTTGTCTTTGCCCGGCAGAATCAGTATGCCACTTTCCTGAAAGGCTACGATAAAGACTGGAATTATATAGATAATCGTCGGGAAGCCTACTATACGAACTTAAGTCCGGGAACCTATGTCTTTGAAGTGAAGGCTTCTAATAATGATGGAGTCTGGAGTCAACAGACACGTAAGATACGCATCATTGTGCATCCACCCTTGTGGAAAACCTGGTATGCTTACCTGTTTTATGCCATTGCTTTTGTCTTTATAATGACACTCATCATGTATTATATATCGAAGAAGCAAAAGCTGGAGCGTGAATTGCAATTCAAACAGAAGGAGAAACTGCAACTGGAAGAGTTCCATCAGGCGAAGATACGTATGTTTACCAATTTCTCCCATGAACTCCGCACTCCGCTTACATTGATTATTGCACCTTTACAGGATCTGGTGTCTATGCCGGAATTTTCTTCCAGTGTGAAGAATAAGCTGAGCCTGATATTCAGTAATGCTCAACGCCTATTGCTGCTCGTGAATCAGTTGATGGATCTGCGCAAGAACCAGGAGGGTAAATTGAAATTGCATATTGCCAAAACGGATATGAATCTGTTCCTGCAAGAGATTTACTATGCCTTCAACCATCTTGCAGCAAAGAAATCCATAGAATTTACTTTTGAGAAGAGTGAGGAGAGAATGTCGGCATGGTTTGATAAGTCTATCGTGGAAAAGGTGGTCTTTAATCTCTTGTCCAATGCGATGAAGTTTACTCCGAATAATGGTAAAGTTGTGTTCTCATTGTCCCGGTGTACCTTTGCCGAACTTCCGTCGGAACAGCAGGCGGAATTGAATAAGATGCCTGCCGATACCCGGTTTGCCTGTCTCTCGGTTACCGATTCCGGGAAGGGTATTACGGAGGAAGATATGAAGAATATATTTGCACCTTTTTATCAGGGTGAAGATGACAATAAAGAGAATGTGGGTACGGGTATCGGTTTGAGTCTGACACGCTCTATCGTACTTCTGCATAAAGGCACTATTTCTGTATCTCATAATCAGCCTACGGGTACGATCTTCAAGGTTTATATTCCGATCAGCAATTCTGTCTACGGCAAGGAGCAATTGGTGGAGGATGATGAAGAGCAGGTAGTGGAGGACGTTATTCCGTCAGCCAAAGAAATGCATTTTGAGATAGAGAAGAAGTGGACTGTACTTCTGGCGGAAGATAATGATGAAGTAAGAGCTTACGTCAAAGAATGTCTGGATCCTTATTTCTATGTGCTGGATGTAAATAATGGTAAGGATGCACTGGAACTGAGTCTGGAGAAATATCCGGATTTGATACTGAGTGATATCATGATGCCGCAGATGGACGGACTGGAACTGTGCTCACGTGTGAAGCAGGATTTACAGCTTGGGCATATTCCGGTTGTACTGATGACGGCTAAGTCCATGGTGGTTCATATCAAGGAAGGCTTTTCGGTGGGCGCCGATGACTATATTGTGAAACCTTTCAGTATGGATGTGCTGATTTGCCGTATCAACAGTTTGCTGGAATCCCGTGAGAAACTGAAGAAACTATATGGAAAGAAGTTCTCTCCCGAAGCGATGGGTATCGAGATTGTTTCGGGGGATGATCGGTTCACGCAGAGTTTCTTTGAGATTATAGAAAAGAATATTTCTAATCCGGAGCTTGGGGTAGACTTGTTAAGTCAGGAGTTAGGGTTGAGTCGTGCCAACTTGTACCGGAAACTGAAAGCGGTAACGGAGCTTTCTCCAACAGAGTTGATACGTAATAAACGTTTGGAAATAGCTGCCAAACTCTTGTTGGAATCCAGTTATACGGTTTCTGAAATATCGGTCTACACAGGCTTCAATAGCCATGCTTATTTCACCAACTGCTTCAAGTCATTTTATGGCTATTCACCTTCAGAGTGGGTGCAAAGGCATAATGATAAGGGAGAAACTCCCAAATAG